The DNA sequence CTAATGTAGGTTTTAGTCACTTCCCCGAAATCACTAAAATCAGATTTTTCTGGAGTCATAGTATCTGTAGCACCACAATCAAAGATCCATCCCTTCCTATCAATATTATCGGTATTTTGCACAGAAAAAGCAGCGGAAATATTCATCAAAGGTGCAAAACGGTTTCTAGTTAAAATCTGGGGGTGTATTTTGGATTTTCGGATGTCCTATGGGGCAATTTCACAATTATGCATATCTGGGGGTTTCATTTTAGAAGGATGGGGTATCAAGTTTAAATCATGCATATCTGGGGGACCATTCTGCAAAATGTTAAATAAAGGATTTGATCTTCGATCAAATCCTATACCTCCTGAGTGAACTCCGCCGCCGTTCCATTTCTGCGGCTCCGTCGCTCCAGCCCTCTCCACGAAATTTCCGACCCGAACCCCTCCGATACCGCCGCCACCACCACTCCCACCGTTGACATCTGGGTATGAGGCGTAGTTTGGCTGGTTTGCCCCTTCGTCTTGGTGTTGATTTGGGCGTTGTTCTGTTTCTGCCCTATCTCTCCGATCCCGATGGCGGCGAGTTTTGATTGAGCTCTAGCTTTCTGCCGTTCATCCCACCATTCCGGGTATCCCACCCGAAGAAAGCAAGTCTCCCTCGTGTGTTTGTTCTTGCCGCAGTGAGAACACCATAGCTTGCTTTTGTCGATTTTGCCTCCGGTTTGGTGATTGCTTCCGGTAGGCGGCGGTCGAGGTGGTCCGTTCCTGTTGCTTTGTCGATCTCTCTGTGCCCCGAATCCATAGCCAATTTCTCCCGATGATGCATCGGCGCTTCCTACGCCGGAGTCTTCGGAGGTTTTAGGGGATGCCGGTGGCATGATTTTTAATCGAGCCGCCTCCCTCTGGACCCTCCCGTAAGCCTCTTCGACTGAGGGATAGGGCTCCTCCTTGAGGATATCCCTTCGGATTGTGTCATACTCTGGATTCAGCCCCGTGAGGAACTTGATCAGTCTTGAAGTATTTGAGAATTCCCTGAATTGCTTGACTCCCTTGTCACAGCAGTCGACGGGTTGTTTTCGGCATCGATCCACACTAATCCACAGCCCGTGGATTCGCCGATAGTAAGTTTCAAGATCCAGGCTTTCTTGCCTGAGTGCGATAGCTTTATCCTCCAGATCGTATATGAGGTATGGGTCCCTCTTGCCTTCGAAGGTCACGACGAGATTATCCCATATGGCTTTCGAGGTTTGGTGATGGGCGAGTCGGCGATAATGTCGTTTTCGATGTTGTCGACAATCCACGAAAACACCACAAGATCATCTTCTTCCCAATCGGCATAGCCCTTGCTCTCTGGTTCTGGTGGCTCGTCTTTGATGTGTGTGTAGCCTCCTCTGCTTCCTATTGCGACTTTCATCAGGCGCACCCACAATGGGTAGTTTTTGCCATTCAATTTGAATGCCACTGTGACATTCTTGCTAGTCCTCAACCGTGAGGATCCTGTTTTGGGTTTTGTTTCTTCTGTCTCTGAATCTGACACATCTCTTTCTGCAGGGATTGATTTCTGGTAAGGATTGATTTTCTGATTTGGTTTTGGCTTCTTGGTTGGTCGAGATTTGGTATGAACACGGCTATGATGAATTTTTTCTGAGCCGGATCTTTCTCTGCTCTGACGCCATGTAGAATAGATTGGGAGAAGgtttcatatattttcttgATGAATATCACACAAtatgttacattattatataGGCATAGAATATGCATATATGGTAAACCTAGATTATGGAgatcctattttatttttggtaatagatcaatttacaattaatCCCATTATTCTCGGTATCTTCCAACAAAAacataagactatttttttgttaacgAAGGGAGTGTATGAATATAGACATTAACATCGCTAcggtaaatattttttggcaCTTGAACTTGATATTAACGACAATTATTGCTAAAGATTAAGTGGCAGTACTAAAATATTcatacacataattttgtgtGTGATGGGCTAATTCAACTTGTAATAAAAGTATTTACAAAGATATGTCTCTGCAATTGTCAGTGGCACTCGTCCTACTCTGGCGTTCGGAATTGGCTGCCGATGGAACTCCGGCCGCCGCGCACTTAGCCGCCGTCCTGACGCTCTCGATGAGCGCCTCCGTACGCGCCTCCTGCGACAGTATCTCGGACAGCTGATCGGTGTCGATGACCAGCCTCACTTTCCACACCCCGGTGCTGTTGTACTTGGGGAACACTTCAGGCTCGGACAGCCGCCGCAGCTTCCCCTGATTGTCCACCGACATCCGGTACGGCGCCGCCGCGCGATCGCCTCCGTGATCCTTGCCTTTATGCGTGGGGAGGAGATAGTAGTACTGCCCCGCGCAGAGGCTCTCGCTGTGGAAGAGAGGCGGGGAGCTGCGGCGGGGGCTGCCGAATATGGCATGGCCGGGGAATTCGTTGGTGACGCACTCAGCGGTGATCGGAGCGTAGAGCTCCATCACGCCGCCGTCGGGAGTCACCACTTTGACCATGTCCTCCACCACTCCAAGCGTTTTGAATATGCAGTTTCCCATAGATATGTGTTGGTGCTAAATAAATGAAGGTGACAGTGTTTTATGTAGTAGTTTAATATATAGTccaatatataaatgaaatagtatATGAGGTTAATGAATttgtatgattatatttttgggGCGAATGTCGGTAGGGTGGTTCGTGCGGGTTTCGGAATGGAATATGTGTGGACTCGGCCACAACCGACACAAgcattcttttctttctagAGGGATCTCATGAGTAAGATTCACAATTGGCAAACCGTAACAATATACTATACTTATACTAGATAAATCCGATCACgataaaatatatgttttgCGTTACAGCAAATATAGGTGCGTGCATGTGttattttcatattcatattttgtatAGTCAAGCGTCGGTATGCTACAGCCACTTGACAATTGacatacattattttttattatttaacgTAACTAAGACAATGTTTGGTATGGAAGTGTGTGCATTCTGTATCTTGGGTTCAAAGATGAAATCCAGGTGGGGGTCTTATGTCTCTTAGCCAATTTAGTATATTAGTGGGCACGTGTCAATGTGGACATATTTGCTATGcggtactccctccatccaatATTATAAGACCAAGTTGATCGGACACGAATTTTGAATAATGTAATGATTAgtgaatataaaaagatagtgaaagtgagtcataattttatatattatttcttagtGAATTATAAGattcattaccaaaaataataaaattacaaatgaaatatttattagtaatcggacaaaaatagtaaaaataagatGGTTATTGGTGGACGGGGGATTCATTATATCAATCGATTTCGAATAAATTCTAACATTACATCTTCGATTTCCAATAAGTAGGTATATCCTTGTTTATATATTCTCTCTTTGTTAATGTGAGATTTCGCCCCTCGCATCGGCTGTTACACTTACACAGACAAATAGTagttatagtactagtaataaagAATAATGGTCACGCGAAGACAATTCTTTGAACAAAGGTGCGAATGCCGTGTTGAAATTAGACCACTTGgcgtataataatattatgtcTGCTTCCTCCAGATTTAATTAAGCAACCACTTGAGAGTgagtgatgatgtaaaaaagTAGGGATTTTAAAAAGGTGGTAATCAACCACCACTAATTTATTGGTGATTTGATTGATCCCCACCGCACGGTTTAATAGTTTCAGATCAATTTCTAAGTGTATGCGTGATGAGTCATAGTAGAATGTGCTTGAATTGGCTACCCAGATGCTATGCTAAGCCCATGTAGTAGTTACCATTTCAATGGGCTACTTATTTAAAACGTTGGGCCCGTTGTCAAGGTCCATTTGGAAGTCCTCGCCCTTGCTGGCTACTTTCGTTGGACTTgaacacaatttttaaaaaatgcaaaggaaaatgtaaaagattagtaaaatatgtgttttatttttatttattaattataaataaaataaaatagttgaatACGAGActtacaaattattaataatatacgtaaaaataaaaacagactATGTGATAAATCGAAATGACTAAAAGATTCGTATTATAAGATGGAGGGAGCAGTATATAATGTTTGTTAGTCTCAATCTTTTACTATCAATTTATGGTTTAACCTTAACTGGTTTGGCATATATTCCAAGTGATCGAACCATAAttagtatatactccctccgttccttaaATATCGTCACAATTTGACCGAactcgggttttaagaaatgtaatggaaagtgggttgaaaatgTTGGTaggatgtgagtcctacttttaaagtactattagttttataataaaatgtgagtgagaataagttagtggaatgtggaatcCATTACtagaaatggtaaaagtgaaatgtgacaaattttatgggatgaaCATAAATAGACTAATGTGACAAAATATCAAGCACAGAGGGATTACTATATTTGTCTATGAAACATAagtttttttacttttggtCATCTACCAATATTAGTCTTTATGTATCTGTGGtatatttctctctccaataagGTGGGTCGTGGCATTTATGATAATTGATCGAACCAGGATTAGTatatgttaaaattctaatatcttgttcCACAttggcttggtgatgatcatATCTCTTCTATATAAGGATGGATAACCCTTCCCCTTAGAAGgcattttaaggggtgagtggcccatttttaatagtatatacCCCGATTTTCACTTCTTTCTCGTTCCTTCACTCTCAatccatatatttttcaaacaccaaaaaattcaaaggaGAACAACGATCTTTTCACCATCCTCGATCCAGACTAGGATGAATGACTTTACACGCAACCTCGAGTGAACATCCTCATATAGCGTGTAATCATtaagaagtaaaaaaaataatttgtaaacttttagaaatttatagtttatagttattttaattttttttttatttttatatttaatcctctaatagttggaatttgtaacTTTTCAATTCATAgtgtttgtaattttattttgttttcaattatgTCCTTTTgtgttatattattaattcatattttaattttataatgaatagTGCAAATAAATGTGAGAGGTCTAAGGATGTCCATTGTAGCTGAATATAGAATAAAGAGAAATAGTGATATGGTGGGGATTATATCGTGGCGGAGGACATCGGTTGTGGATATCATGTCTAAATTCatattaagattttttaagagcatccacaatggcggctagcacACCGGCTAGTCGAACCATTGTAATCGGCCAGCGGCTTTACGGCGAAAAAATCGGCGAGCGCTAGCCGATTTGTAGGCGCTGGctgatgcgctggccgccattgcagGCTGGCGATtggcgagcgatcggccaacgcaatttttatttttatttttttgaaattttttgaaacactatatatacgcgattttagtttcattttcatttgcaccacttgttttaacgagttttctctctctctaactttctgtacaagagcaacattgAGTGATGGACAAGGACAACGAGTCCAGTCCGGCGACGAGCGGGTCTCAGACTCCCACGATACCCGTGGGGTTTGGATGGGGGCAGATGGGCGGCGGCCAGATGGGCGGGGGGTACAACATGTACCCTTGGCAACAATTGATGGGTTGATGGCGGGCGGGCGGGGGCAGGCCAGCGGCGGGAAGACAATGCCGCGGTGGGGAGGTATGACGTAGATGGCGCCGCAGATGATACaacagatgatggggatgatgccgGTATGGCAGGGGAGGATGCAGCCCGGGGTgcaggggggggggggggacaCGGTCTATCGTCCCACTCTTGACTTTTTGACGGCTTTGTCTCACACATCGACCCCAttggagacgcagttcactggGGATGACCGTTTCTCATTACATGAGCTGGGGATCGATATCGGATAGGCAGCACCACACGGAGGAAGTGGACTGAAGAGGAGAGCGTCTCCCTGGCCAAGGCGTGGTTGTCGGTTTGCGACGATCcactggttgcgaacaaccaacggatcgtcaacatgtgggctaaGATTAGAGCAGCCTACAAGAGGAACTGCCCGCACGGAAAGGACTACAccggggaggagtgccggaaggggtgggaacgCATCAGGGCTGCGGACGGCCGATTTTCGgggttgtacgccaacgccctccgcatGAGGAGTAGTGGACAAACTAAGGAGGACTGCcggaggatagcggagagtCTGTTCCCCGTGAAGGGGAAATATAAGGAGTTTACCTACTGGAACTGCTATCTGGTgttgaaggactccgagaagttccgaGCGCGGGTCGACGGccgggtggccgaagaagcgaAGACGCGAACTATTCCGACGATtacagcggcagcagcggcggttcccacgacctccccccggatgctgaggagtttccgtCCCCTCCATCGTTTGCTCGCCGCTctcgcccggttggccaaAAGGGGGCGCAACAGGCAGCGAGGGGATCccccccctatcgccccaggAGGTCCAGTCGGCACCCCCCACCCGTGTACAACTTATTCTCGCGTCAAAAAACGCGGGAacagatgtacaaggtcttctaAGATTGGAGGGCCGCAAttgaccccacggagaagaggtttcttcactcgatgctcgagagcatgcgggttGACTTGGATGCCGCGAGGGCATAGATGGGGGGCTcagacgcgggctcagatgccaccgatgtggaggtccTAGGTGGCAGCGCCAACGGCGGCGAGGACGGCGGTAACGGCGATGATGAGTAGAGAgaggcggggctcgtgtgtggaagcccgatttttttttattatgtatttttttttatctatgtaccttttttttatttaaatgaaatgaatgaattttcccgtatatgtctcgtaaatttaattccataaatgtagttgtttttgaattatttttattgcggctagcctgtggctagcctatttgcttaaaatgataatgtgacaggtggaattttagtgctgatgacgtggAAGGGGGAGAGAGTggctagcctgtggctggcctaaagccattgtggatgctctaaataagataaaaatttcTAATTGGTGGAATGAGAGAGTGGGGCCCGTGTCGAGGGATGggatatcaatttattaacttACGTGTTAGTTTCGGTACACGTGGCGTAACAGTGCGGGTTTTGGCTCCGTACACTGCTGTCTTACAGGAATTATTTCATCCACGCGTCGCACCATATACTATGTACTCCCTTGAAAAagtaatcttaatttttttttgatttctctattaatattactagcttcgtccaccaaaatttgtcccatttttcattttcgtccgtcccctaaaatttgtcccatttcacttttaccatttttggtagtggacttcacattccactaactcattcctactcacattttataaactaatatataaaagtaagacccGCAATCCActtactttttcaactcacttttcattacatttcttaaaacccgtgccgaatcAAAGTGGGAAAaatttttggtggacggaggtagtaattaattttatatatccTACATAATCAAATTAACGCTTTTTTAACTAtgttttactccctccgttccatagtaatggaggcatttcttttcggcacagagtttaagaaaaattgtgttaggtgagttaagtaaatggagaataaagtgaaaaatgaaaaaattattgatatgaagagagtaaagtatgtgtggaaaaatgtgttgatttttactaaaaagggaaatgactttattactatgaaacgcaccaaaatgactctattactatagaacagagggaatattaattatatattgaaatgtgTATCTTTCATAAATGAGACCACCACTACTTTTTATAGACGGAATAATGACAAATACTTATTGAATAGTTGGATCAACTAGGATTTCCATCTAAGCAACAACATAAAGAAATGATTAATACTTTCTTCGTAGACTTTAAGTGGAATATGTCTAATTcgacatgaaattttatataatgttattttgtgagtaaaatgTACTgtagaaaataaagttatgaagaagaaaaaaataaaaagagtgacattcctatatataaaaatgtgttatttttagtGAGACATTctcaaaagaaaaatcatCTCTAACTGTAGTATACGGATTATATTATTTGccattaattttcatttagaaaacataattaaaattcaaatcagATCAACTTACTATCATTAATGGTGTTAATTGTAACaccccactttttcgaaccctaattttcgagacataaaattttttgcattaaattcTTTTAATGCCATGAAGtatgtggattaaatgatgagtgatttattgcatgattctttgtgacctagttgcgatatggagttgagtttgaggtgaatagtcaaacttgttgattatatgacgTGACTATTGATAGTCTagtgtggaaaatatgacgtggccgttgaaaggtcaatgtgtTGTGAAGATGGAGTGGAATTAAAAATGGTGGATTTTGTGATGCgattatgtgaatattttgatgcgggACGAAGTAaaaattgtggtgaattattcctaagggatgagtgagattaaataggattttcataaatatcctACACATATTAtaggaattttcgaccctcatgatttattggagaggaattctatttttcgtggatttGATTATtctcttgggatatttatccaaattaaatccaaagtctgATTATTCCTTATTTCCTCTATGAAATTTTCGGAACCCACTTTATAAtatggagattttcgaaaatctcctatttatgggagaagggattattttattatattatttaatcccttatttattttcttccatgaataaattcaaatatcctagcatatcttaccatatctaaggagatcttgccatatcttattttaattaatatttaaaaattgattccttatggagaaacaatattaacgcttatttcatattatttggggaggattattatttttattctgctccgtgatattttattctactccgtgaaatatctaaattaaatcataggctaattaaatagcctaaaaTTCGAAACCCCCTTATTTCTCACCCATATTAACGTCAATCTCTCTCACCATATctctccaaatctttatttatttaattgtgagattatattcttgaactctataaataagagacaAAACCTAAACCTAGAACACCAAAAACCGCCCCCACTCCCCCAAAATCACGTCTCccctctctcccactctctctcaatttttcttctactattctccaatatttcttcatcttttgagaagaattgaagttgaaactcaagaatctttgaagaatcaaggctaatactttgtttctaccgttcgttctatcaagaaaatgtatttttatattaa is a window from the Salvia hispanica cultivar TCC Black 2014 chromosome 1, UniMelb_Shisp_WGS_1.0, whole genome shotgun sequence genome containing:
- the LOC125217020 gene encoding uncharacterized protein LOC125217020 codes for the protein MGNCIFKTLGVVEDMVKVVTPDGGVMELYAPITAECVTNEFPGHAIFGSPRRSSPPLFHSESLCAGQYYYLLPTHKGKDHGGDRAAAPYRMSVDNQGKLRRLSEPEVFPKYNSTGVWKVRLVIDTDQLSEILSQEARTEALIESVRTAAKCAAAGVPSAANSERQSRTSATDNCRDISL